The following proteins come from a genomic window of Geomonas sp. RF6:
- a CDS encoding response regulator, whose product MGSEASILIVEDDNDACAVLCSAVQRRFNVTTYCADNGRTALELYKTHKPFIVLTDINMPEMDGLEMACAIKTITPDAHLIVITAYSGKGYVDRFNEIGCCHYLLKPLEFGKLFSAIEGCLAESQS is encoded by the coding sequence ATGGGGAGTGAAGCTTCGATATTGATTGTGGAAGACGACAATGATGCCTGCGCGGTCCTGTGCAGCGCGGTGCAAAGACGGTTCAACGTCACCACCTACTGCGCGGACAATGGAAGGACGGCGCTGGAACTGTACAAGACGCACAAGCCCTTCATCGTGCTGACCGACATCAACATGCCGGAGATGGACGGGCTGGAGATGGCCTGCGCCATAAAAACGATCACTCCTGATGCCCACCTCATCGTTATCACCGCCTATAGCGGAAAGGGGTATGTCGACAGGTTCAATGAGATCGGCTGTTGCCATTACCTGCTGAAGCCGCTCGAATTCGGCAAGCTTTTCTCCGCCATCGAAGGTTGCCTGGCCGAGAGTCAGAGCTAG
- a CDS encoding class 1 fructose-bisphosphatase: protein MPSEPGKTKFQIDLRRHLRQQGICDNLVHLICEIAEASKYVINAVRTGDLGVAGTSNLYGEEQLALDVLSDRIMRKRLIQSGVVCNIASEEMDEIYEVQGDANGLYSVAYDPLDGSSLVDVNLAVGTIVSIYAGCDLLQPGRNQVAALYILYGPRVSLVYTVGDGVHEFTMNHLMEFTLTRENVRMQPEGNIYAPGGLRNKYNDGDEAFIKYLETKGCKLRYSGGFVPDINQVLMKGKGLFMYPALVGSPNGKLRVLFELNPMAFIMEHAGGAATNGTIPILDIKPESLDQRAPIYIGCKADVAKAMEFLNGAEGVSAGNLETKSVKYGSV, encoded by the coding sequence ATGCCAAGCGAACCGGGAAAAACCAAATTTCAGATTGATCTGCGCCGCCACCTGCGTCAACAGGGTATCTGTGACAATCTCGTCCACCTCATCTGTGAGATAGCAGAGGCCAGTAAATATGTGATCAATGCGGTGCGCACCGGTGATCTGGGTGTAGCTGGTACTTCCAACCTGTACGGCGAGGAGCAGCTCGCTCTCGACGTCCTCTCCGACCGCATCATGCGCAAGAGGCTGATCCAGTCCGGCGTGGTGTGCAACATCGCCTCCGAGGAGATGGACGAGATATACGAAGTGCAGGGGGACGCAAACGGTCTTTATTCCGTCGCCTACGATCCCCTCGACGGCTCCTCTCTCGTCGACGTCAACCTGGCGGTCGGCACCATCGTGTCGATCTACGCCGGCTGCGACCTGCTGCAGCCTGGCCGCAACCAGGTGGCCGCCCTCTACATCCTGTACGGACCGCGCGTCTCTCTCGTCTACACCGTCGGCGACGGCGTTCACGAGTTCACCATGAACCACCTGATGGAATTCACCCTCACCAGGGAAAACGTGCGCATGCAGCCGGAAGGGAACATCTACGCTCCGGGCGGGCTGCGCAACAAGTACAACGACGGAGACGAAGCCTTCATCAAGTACCTGGAGACGAAAGGGTGCAAGCTGCGCTACTCCGGCGGGTTCGTTCCGGACATCAACCAGGTTCTTATGAAGGGGAAGGGGCTCTTTATGTACCCGGCCCTGGTCGGCTCCCCGAACGGGAAGCTGCGCGTGCTTTTCGAGCTCAACCCGATGGCGTTCATCATGGAGCACGCCGGCGGCGCCGCCACCAACGGCACGATTCCCATTCTGGACATCAAGCCGGAATCGCTCGACCAGCGCGCCCCGATCTACATCGGCTGCAAGGCTGACGTAGCGAAGGCGATGGAATTTCTGAACGGCGCCGAGGGAGTAAGCGCTGGTAATTTGGAAACGAAAAGTGTAAAGTACGGCAGTGTTTGA
- a CDS encoding peptidoglycan-binding protein, whose product MNELQKKTAQAIVNIFESGRVHGDYGAVAVLKGDEGHLTYGRSQTTLGSGNLFVLVKSYCSRPDALYSEDLRPYLRDLAQCNIALDSDMHLRTLLREAGEDPVMRDEQDRFFDAHFFEPALRAASGRGVLTPLGQTVIYDSFIQGGFNRIVSLVGATIGDRDVDEKTWIARYVKAREEWLSRLKPPLPTTVYRPQAFFRLIERDQWELPLPLTVRGVVISTETLEDTMPVVRASAVDPCDPLPGKVLYLTTPYLRGPEVLKVQEALSTHGFANGGDGVYGPFTEALVKKFQESKGLAVDGMVGPATRAALGL is encoded by the coding sequence ATGAACGAGCTGCAGAAAAAGACCGCACAGGCAATCGTCAATATATTCGAGAGCGGGCGAGTGCACGGTGACTACGGGGCGGTGGCGGTTCTGAAAGGGGACGAGGGGCATCTGACCTACGGGCGCAGCCAGACGACTCTCGGCAGCGGAAACCTCTTTGTCCTCGTCAAGTCTTACTGTTCCCGACCCGACGCCCTCTACTCGGAGGATCTGCGACCCTACCTCCGGGACCTCGCCCAGTGCAACATCGCGCTCGATTCCGACATGCACCTGCGCACCCTCTTGCGGGAGGCAGGGGAGGACCCGGTTATGAGAGACGAGCAGGACCGCTTCTTCGACGCCCATTTCTTCGAGCCTGCCCTTCGGGCCGCGAGCGGGCGAGGGGTCCTGACACCGCTTGGGCAGACGGTTATCTATGACAGTTTCATCCAGGGGGGCTTCAACCGCATCGTCTCCCTGGTCGGGGCGACGATCGGAGACAGGGACGTCGACGAGAAAACCTGGATCGCGCGCTATGTGAAGGCGCGGGAGGAGTGGCTTTCCCGGCTGAAACCGCCCCTTCCCACCACGGTGTACCGCCCGCAGGCTTTTTTCCGCCTGATCGAGCGCGATCAGTGGGAGCTTCCTCTGCCGCTTACGGTGCGCGGCGTGGTGATCTCAACCGAGACGCTGGAGGATACCATGCCGGTGGTACGGGCGTCGGCTGTCGATCCGTGCGATCCTCTCCCCGGAAAGGTACTGTACCTGACCACCCCGTATCTGCGCGGCCCGGAGGTGCTGAAGGTGCAGGAAGCATTGAGCACGCACGGCTTCGCCAATGGCGGTGACGGAGTCTACGGCCCCTTCACCGAGGCGCTGGTAAAGAAGTTCCAGGAGTCGAAGGGGCTGGCGGTTGACGGCATGGTCGGTCCGGCAACGCGTGCTGCATTGGGGCTGTGA
- the pruA gene encoding L-glutamate gamma-semialdehyde dehydrogenase: MNDSELNSRIISRGKEIFSVIAGEKPSLFDKGAWVGKVMDWCMKNEAFKVRMFRFVDVYPTLSTGKLLASHVREYFGDAKDVPAFLSTGAKVAGKLGSLGGVVLDRILSGNIEEMARHFIIGENTGEALRTLARLRKEGFAAVVDVLGEATVSDKEAEQYLETYLELLAVFRSELERWKSLPGGGGEPHLDWGHAPKVNLSVKPSALYGLASPQDFEGSVQQILSRLRRLMQEAVPLNAFVCIDMESYRHKDITIEVYKRVRLEYRDYPHLGIVLQAYLKDTAADLEGLLSFARENSCPISIRLVKGAYWDYETVKARQNGWEIPVWTMKAQTDAAFERHARKIMENHDICHFACGSHNIRTISAVLEMARELRVPEEKYEFQLLYGMAEPVRRGILRIAGRVRLYCPYGSMVPGMGYLVRRLLENTANESFLRLSFAEGAQIEKLLADPAVAAEGAEPPAHEAPAAARPFENEPLVDFARASQRGEFPRHIALVRQSLGKRYRLLIGGREVETADTLPSVNPAHPSEIIGVVCQAGTDEVSLAIAAAAEAFPSWRDTDPVRRAEYLRKGAALARGRIFELAAWQILEIGKQWDQAYADVAEAIDFLEYYAWQMTLLAGERRLGHAPGEDNRYFYEPKGVAAVISPWNFPLAIGMGMAAAAIVAGNTVVFKPSGLTPVVGWQMTEILQEAGIPPGVLNYTPGRGSVMGDFLVDHPGISLIAFTGSLETGTRILQRASVVHPGQANVKKVVCEMGGKNAIIVDDDADLDEAVPQVVYSAFAFQGQKCSACSRVIVLDAVYDRFVERLLEMARSLSIGPAEDPAHYLGAVAEESAVRRILEYIEIGRKEGELLYESPVPAGGFYVPLAIIGGIRPEHRIAQEEIFGPVLAVMRAKDFDEALAFANSTRFALTGGVFSRSPVHLERARREFRVGNLYLNRNITGALVGRQPFGGSRMSGGGTKAGGPDYLLHFMDPRVVTENTMRRGFTPEEGAEM, translated from the coding sequence ATGAACGACAGCGAACTGAACAGCCGGATCATCTCCCGCGGCAAGGAGATATTCTCCGTAATCGCCGGAGAAAAACCGTCTCTTTTCGACAAGGGAGCCTGGGTAGGGAAGGTGATGGACTGGTGCATGAAAAACGAGGCGTTCAAGGTGCGCATGTTCCGCTTCGTCGATGTCTACCCGACCCTCAGCACCGGGAAGCTCCTGGCGAGCCACGTCCGGGAGTACTTCGGCGACGCAAAGGACGTCCCTGCCTTCCTCTCCACCGGCGCAAAAGTGGCCGGAAAGCTCGGGTCCCTCGGCGGCGTCGTCCTCGACAGAATCCTCAGCGGCAACATCGAGGAGATGGCCCGCCACTTCATCATCGGTGAGAATACGGGAGAGGCGCTCCGGACGCTGGCGCGACTCAGAAAAGAGGGATTTGCCGCCGTGGTCGATGTGCTCGGTGAGGCTACAGTCTCCGACAAGGAGGCGGAGCAGTACCTGGAAACCTACCTCGAGCTCCTCGCGGTCTTCCGCTCAGAATTGGAACGGTGGAAGTCCCTCCCGGGGGGAGGGGGGGAGCCGCACCTTGACTGGGGGCACGCCCCGAAGGTGAACCTCTCGGTGAAGCCCTCGGCTCTGTACGGCCTCGCTTCCCCGCAGGACTTCGAAGGCTCGGTGCAGCAGATCCTTTCCCGGTTGCGCCGCCTGATGCAGGAGGCGGTGCCCCTCAATGCCTTCGTGTGCATCGATATGGAGAGCTATCGGCACAAGGACATCACCATCGAGGTGTACAAGAGGGTGAGGCTCGAGTACCGGGACTATCCCCACCTGGGGATCGTGCTGCAGGCCTACCTGAAGGACACGGCCGCCGACCTCGAAGGTCTCCTCTCCTTTGCCCGGGAAAACTCCTGCCCCATCTCCATCCGGCTGGTAAAGGGCGCTTACTGGGACTATGAGACGGTGAAGGCGCGCCAGAACGGATGGGAGATTCCGGTGTGGACGATGAAGGCCCAGACCGATGCGGCGTTCGAGCGGCACGCCCGGAAGATCATGGAGAACCACGACATCTGCCACTTCGCCTGCGGCTCCCACAACATCCGCACCATCTCGGCGGTGCTGGAGATGGCGCGCGAGCTGCGGGTGCCGGAGGAGAAGTATGAATTCCAGCTCCTGTACGGGATGGCGGAACCGGTGCGCAGGGGGATACTGAGGATAGCCGGGCGGGTGCGACTCTACTGCCCCTACGGCAGCATGGTCCCGGGGATGGGATACCTCGTGCGGCGCCTCCTGGAAAATACGGCGAACGAGTCGTTCCTGCGTCTCAGCTTTGCCGAGGGGGCGCAAATAGAGAAGCTTCTTGCCGATCCCGCTGTCGCCGCCGAGGGCGCGGAGCCTCCAGCGCACGAGGCGCCGGCTGCTGCACGCCCCTTTGAAAACGAGCCGCTGGTCGATTTTGCGAGGGCGAGCCAGAGGGGGGAGTTCCCGAGGCACATTGCCCTGGTCCGCCAGTCGCTGGGGAAGCGATACCGGCTTCTCATCGGCGGTCGCGAGGTCGAGACCGCCGATACCCTCCCGTCCGTCAATCCGGCCCATCCCTCGGAGATCATCGGGGTGGTATGTCAGGCGGGAACCGACGAAGTGTCGCTCGCTATCGCAGCTGCGGCGGAGGCTTTTCCGTCCTGGCGCGATACGGATCCCGTGCGGCGGGCGGAGTATCTACGCAAGGGCGCGGCGCTGGCACGCGGCAGGATCTTCGAGCTCGCGGCATGGCAGATACTGGAGATCGGCAAGCAGTGGGACCAGGCGTACGCGGATGTGGCGGAGGCGATCGACTTCCTGGAGTACTACGCCTGGCAGATGACCCTTCTCGCCGGGGAGCGCCGCCTGGGGCACGCACCGGGAGAGGACAACCGCTACTTCTATGAGCCGAAGGGGGTGGCGGCGGTAATCTCCCCCTGGAACTTCCCCCTTGCCATAGGGATGGGGATGGCTGCTGCAGCAATCGTGGCGGGAAATACGGTCGTATTCAAGCCTTCCGGACTCACGCCGGTCGTCGGGTGGCAGATGACGGAGATTCTCCAGGAGGCGGGGATCCCTCCCGGCGTTCTGAACTACACACCGGGGCGCGGCAGCGTCATGGGGGACTTCCTTGTCGATCATCCGGGGATCAGTCTCATCGCCTTTACCGGCTCGCTGGAGACCGGGACCCGCATCCTGCAGCGCGCCTCGGTCGTCCACCCGGGGCAGGCTAACGTGAAGAAGGTGGTGTGCGAGATGGGGGGGAAGAACGCCATAATCGTGGACGACGACGCCGACCTCGATGAGGCGGTGCCGCAGGTGGTGTACAGCGCCTTCGCTTTCCAGGGGCAGAAGTGCTCCGCCTGCTCGCGGGTCATCGTCCTCGATGCGGTGTACGACAGGTTCGTGGAGCGCCTCCTCGAGATGGCGCGCTCTCTTTCCATCGGTCCTGCCGAGGATCCTGCGCACTATCTGGGCGCGGTGGCGGAGGAATCGGCGGTGCGGCGTATCCTCGAATACATCGAGATCGGCAGGAAGGAGGGGGAGCTTCTCTATGAGAGCCCGGTTCCGGCGGGGGGCTTCTATGTTCCCCTTGCCATAATCGGGGGGATCAGGCCGGAACACCGGATCGCGCAGGAGGAGATCTTCGGCCCCGTCCTTGCGGTCATGCGGGCGAAGGACTTCGACGAGGCGCTCGCCTTTGCCAACTCCACCCGCTTCGCCCTCACAGGGGGCGTCTTCAGCCGCAGCCCGGTCCATCTGGAGCGCGCCCGCCGGGAGTTTCGGGTAGGCAATCTCTACCTCAACAGGAATATCACCGGGGCGCTGGTGGGGCGCCAGCCCTTCGGCGGCTCGCGCATGTCCGGCGGAGGGACGAAGGCAGGGGGGCCGGACTACCTCCTGCACTTCATGGACCCGCGTGTGGTCACGGAAAACACCATGCGGCGCGGCTTTACGCCGGAGGAGGGGGCGGAGATGTAG
- a CDS encoding ammonium transporter → MDAVSTAANLGSSTDVLFLMLGAVMVFAMHAGFAFLEVGTVRKKSQVNAFVKILSDWSVSTVVYFLVGFPIAYGISFLKPANELMGAQGYDLVHFFFLLCFAACIPAIISGGIAERAKFWPQVVAGAIFAGLVYPLFESFIWGKNASILQGIFKSIGGAEFHDYAGSVVVHSIGGWLALPAVLILGARADRFRGGKNHPLPISNIPFLALGSWILAVGWFGFNVMSAGHLQAISGLVAVNSLLAMVGGVLFALVVSKNDPGFIHNGALAGLIAVCAGSDLMHPLAAFLTGGIAAVIFVYGFEMEQFKLRIDDVLGVWPLHGICGTWGGIAAGIFGYKELGGMGGVSFVSQLLGSVTALVFALVSGFVVYTLLNKTVGIRLSQEDEFAGPDLSIHHIDAYPEDSIK, encoded by the coding sequence ATGGATGCTGTATCAACGGCAGCTAACTTGGGGAGCAGCACGGACGTGCTGTTTCTGATGCTTGGGGCGGTCATGGTTTTTGCCATGCACGCCGGTTTTGCCTTTCTTGAAGTCGGTACCGTTCGCAAGAAGAGTCAGGTCAACGCCTTCGTGAAGATCCTGTCCGACTGGTCCGTGTCGACAGTCGTCTACTTCCTCGTCGGCTTCCCCATAGCCTACGGCATCTCCTTTCTGAAACCCGCCAACGAACTGATGGGTGCCCAGGGGTACGATCTGGTGCACTTCTTCTTCCTCCTGTGCTTTGCCGCCTGCATCCCCGCCATCATCTCGGGCGGCATTGCCGAGCGCGCGAAGTTCTGGCCGCAGGTGGTCGCAGGCGCCATTTTCGCCGGCCTCGTCTATCCGCTTTTCGAGTCCTTCATCTGGGGGAAAAACGCCTCCATCCTGCAGGGGATCTTCAAGAGCATCGGTGGTGCGGAGTTCCACGACTACGCAGGCTCCGTGGTGGTGCACTCCATCGGCGGCTGGCTGGCGCTCCCGGCGGTGCTGATCCTCGGCGCCCGCGCCGACCGTTTCCGCGGCGGCAAAAATCACCCTCTCCCGATCAGCAACATCCCCTTCCTGGCGCTCGGTTCCTGGATCCTCGCCGTGGGTTGGTTCGGCTTCAACGTGATGAGCGCGGGGCATCTGCAGGCGATCTCGGGACTCGTGGCGGTAAATTCGCTGCTCGCCATGGTCGGCGGCGTCCTCTTTGCCCTGGTGGTCAGCAAGAACGACCCGGGCTTCATCCACAACGGCGCCCTCGCCGGGCTGATTGCCGTATGCGCCGGTAGCGACCTGATGCACCCGCTGGCAGCCTTCCTGACCGGCGGGATCGCCGCGGTGATCTTCGTGTACGGCTTCGAGATGGAGCAGTTCAAGCTCCGGATAGACGACGTCCTCGGCGTCTGGCCTTTGCATGGCATTTGCGGCACCTGGGGCGGGATTGCCGCGGGTATTTTCGGTTACAAGGAACTCGGCGGCATGGGCGGGGTGAGCTTCGTCTCGCAGCTCCTCGGCAGCGTCACCGCCCTTGTCTTTGCACTGGTGAGCGGCTTCGTCGTCTACACGCTACTCAACAAAACCGTCGGCATACGCCTGAGCCAGGAAGACGAATTCGCCGGCCCCGACCTTTCCATCCACCATATCGATGCCTACCCCGAGGACTCGATAAAGTAG
- a CDS encoding sigma-54-dependent transcriptional regulator gives MTAKLLILDDDHDILLMLKTVFAGEDFEVFLESDSESALRRLVADRPNVAIIDIGLPQKSGLEVLQEAKKIDPGLAVIMATGYKTTKNAIEAMKFGAFDYVTKPFDTGKLKAAAKKALECNLLSRKVRYTKERPNMVVEEDLSEDVMIGSSPEMIEIWKMVGSVADSDATVLIQGESGTGKELLARAVYNNSKRKNRPFLAVNCAALPESLLESELFGHEKGAFTDAHSRRIGKFEQCNGGTIFLDEIGEMSLANQGKFLRVLENQEFERVGGNETIKVDVRVIAATNKSLLNSVKEKSFRMDLFYRLRVVNFFLPPLRDRAEDVPLLVDLFVRKFSKKYGKNIKGVAPETMALLVNHPWEGNIRELKNVINSATVFCRGDILVPADFESFLKAKVGFKEIDLEAAGDDYYEVFWSMLEPVFDGICQRNKGTIYESVNMGLEKALIHMAMEKSNNNQVFAAKLLGISRNTLRDRLERYRIGATD, from the coding sequence ATGACCGCAAAACTACTGATACTGGACGATGACCACGACATACTTCTCATGCTGAAAACCGTTTTCGCCGGAGAGGACTTCGAGGTATTCCTGGAAAGCGACAGCGAATCCGCACTGAGGAGACTGGTGGCCGATCGTCCCAACGTGGCGATCATCGATATCGGCCTGCCGCAGAAGTCCGGCCTCGAGGTGCTCCAGGAGGCGAAAAAGATCGACCCCGGGCTCGCCGTCATCATGGCCACCGGGTACAAGACCACGAAGAACGCCATCGAGGCGATGAAGTTCGGCGCGTTCGACTACGTCACCAAGCCTTTCGATACCGGGAAGCTGAAGGCGGCGGCGAAAAAGGCGCTGGAGTGCAACCTCCTGAGCAGAAAGGTGCGCTACACGAAGGAGCGCCCCAATATGGTGGTGGAGGAGGATCTGAGCGAAGACGTGATGATCGGCTCCTCCCCCGAGATGATCGAGATCTGGAAGATGGTCGGCTCCGTCGCCGATTCGGACGCCACGGTCCTCATCCAGGGTGAGTCCGGCACGGGGAAGGAGCTCCTGGCGCGCGCCGTGTACAACAACTCCAAGCGCAAGAACCGCCCTTTTCTGGCGGTGAACTGCGCGGCGCTCCCCGAGTCGCTCCTGGAGTCGGAGCTTTTCGGCCACGAGAAGGGCGCCTTCACCGATGCCCATTCGCGGCGCATCGGGAAATTCGAGCAGTGCAACGGGGGGACGATCTTCCTCGACGAGATCGGGGAGATGAGCCTCGCCAACCAGGGGAAGTTCCTGCGTGTCCTGGAAAACCAGGAGTTCGAGCGGGTAGGGGGGAACGAGACGATCAAGGTGGACGTGCGCGTCATCGCCGCCACCAACAAGAGCCTCCTCAACAGCGTGAAGGAAAAGAGCTTCCGCATGGACCTCTTCTACCGCCTGCGGGTGGTGAACTTCTTCCTGCCGCCGCTGAGGGACCGCGCCGAGGACGTCCCGCTTCTGGTGGACCTTTTCGTGAGGAAGTTTTCCAAGAAGTACGGGAAGAATATAAAAGGTGTGGCACCGGAGACGATGGCGCTCCTCGTCAATCACCCGTGGGAAGGGAATATCCGTGAACTGAAGAACGTGATCAACTCCGCCACGGTCTTTTGCCGCGGCGACATCCTCGTGCCGGCGGACTTCGAGTCCTTCCTGAAGGCGAAGGTGGGATTCAAGGAGATCGATCTTGAGGCGGCGGGGGACGATTACTACGAGGTCTTCTGGAGCATGCTGGAGCCGGTTTTCGACGGGATCTGCCAGAGGAACAAGGGTACCATCTACGAGAGCGTGAATATGGGGCTGGAAAAGGCGCTCATCCACATGGCGATGGAAAAGAGCAACAACAACCAGGTCTTCGCGGCGAAGCTCCTGGGGATCAGCAGGAACACCCTGCGCGACCGCCTAGAGCGTTACAGGATCGGGGCGACCGACTGA
- a CDS encoding ABC transporter substrate-binding protein, protein MFDKKGAAVLILFIVSLSVLGCKKSDLSNRSGDNVIKIGFLGALTGDVAMFGKPTLDGMKLAVDEVNASGGVLGKRLVIVEGDNRGDKQEGAAITQKFIGRDKVAAIVGDPTTGITKVAAPIAQRSRVVLLSAGATGPGVVETGEYIFRDTLLDSVAIPACIEYFANDLGFRKVAVITSDNNDYSVGLSQTFRDATAKVKGISIVADEKIKDGDKDFSAQLTTIKTKTPDVIFFSGYYTEGALIMKEARKQGVRVVMFGGDGLFSPKFIELGGTAVEGSMVALGFSPEHAGPETTRFVNGYRAKYNGELPGLFAAQGYDAILLLADAMKRAKSSDPSVFKNALAQTRNFKGVSGTITIRPNREPIKTPLSLLEVKNGKFTLKVQVPVRME, encoded by the coding sequence ATGTTCGATAAAAAAGGCGCTGCTGTCCTCATTCTGTTCATCGTTTCCTTGTCTGTATTAGGATGCAAAAAATCGGACCTCTCCAACCGCTCCGGTGATAACGTCATCAAGATCGGGTTCCTCGGAGCCCTCACCGGCGATGTGGCCATGTTTGGGAAGCCAACGCTCGACGGCATGAAGCTGGCCGTGGACGAGGTGAACGCGTCGGGCGGCGTCCTAGGAAAGCGTCTGGTGATAGTCGAAGGGGACAACCGCGGCGACAAGCAGGAAGGGGCGGCCATCACCCAGAAGTTCATCGGACGGGACAAGGTAGCCGCCATAGTCGGAGATCCCACCACCGGAATAACAAAGGTCGCCGCTCCGATCGCGCAAAGGTCGAGGGTTGTGCTCCTCTCCGCCGGCGCCACGGGGCCCGGTGTCGTCGAGACCGGCGAGTACATCTTCCGCGACACTCTTCTCGACAGCGTCGCCATCCCCGCCTGCATCGAGTACTTCGCCAATGACCTCGGCTTCAGGAAGGTGGCGGTCATCACCTCCGACAACAACGACTACAGCGTCGGGCTCTCCCAGACCTTCCGTGATGCCACGGCCAAGGTGAAGGGGATCTCCATTGTTGCAGACGAAAAGATAAAGGACGGCGACAAGGATTTCAGCGCCCAGCTCACTACCATCAAGACGAAGACCCCGGATGTCATCTTCTTCTCCGGCTACTATACGGAAGGCGCCCTCATCATGAAGGAGGCGCGCAAGCAGGGGGTGCGGGTGGTGATGTTCGGCGGCGACGGGCTCTTCTCGCCGAAGTTCATCGAGCTCGGGGGGACTGCCGTGGAAGGCTCCATGGTAGCACTCGGCTTCTCCCCCGAGCACGCGGGGCCGGAGACGACGAGGTTCGTGAACGGGTACCGGGCGAAGTACAACGGCGAGCTTCCGGGGCTCTTCGCCGCGCAGGGGTACGATGCCATCCTTCTCCTTGCCGATGCCATGAAGCGGGCGAAGAGCAGCGACCCGAGCGTCTTCAAGAATGCGCTCGCACAGACACGAAACTTCAAGGGGGTCTCGGGGACCATAACGATCCGCCCCAACCGCGAGCCGATCAAGACGCCGCTGAGCCTTCTGGAGGTAAAAAACGGCAAGTTTACCCTCAAGGTGCAGGTGCCGGTAAGGATGGAGTAG
- a CDS encoding P-II family nitrogen regulator: MKLVEAIIKPFKLDDVKGALQEIGVEGLTVTEVKGFGRQKGHTELYRGAEYVVDFIPKVKIQIVIADEMVTKVVETIETSARTGKIGDGKIFVLPLDGAVRIRTGERDNDAI, translated from the coding sequence ATGAAGCTTGTGGAAGCCATTATCAAGCCTTTCAAGCTGGACGATGTGAAGGGCGCGTTGCAGGAAATAGGGGTAGAGGGACTCACGGTAACCGAGGTGAAGGGGTTCGGCAGGCAGAAGGGGCATACCGAGCTGTACCGCGGAGCGGAGTACGTGGTCGACTTCATCCCCAAGGTGAAGATACAGATCGTCATTGCCGACGAGATGGTGACGAAGGTCGTGGAGACGATCGAGACGAGCGCCAGGACCGGCAAGATCGGCGACGGCAAGATATTCGTGCTCCCCCTGGACGGCGCAGTCCGCATCCGCACCGGTGAAAGGGACAACGACGCCATCTGA